A part of Neodiprion pinetum isolate iyNeoPine1 chromosome 4, iyNeoPine1.2, whole genome shotgun sequence genomic DNA contains:
- the LOC124216342 gene encoding uncharacterized protein isoform X3: MVDEVLPASLERLEIDRDSVNSARVKPTDKTKPTNPFRITSRGIRSDTSHLFPRRSMPNSRLTTSLSSLSAINPRGVRSTTNFKPCKHEKVLDKPNKKRNSIIKEAVLKLNNTSSNSVSSSYLSENLASTLLEEVCKRSICSSINCKTFGRGSVTKDFKALNISPTEFRLAKDDASIDDNFHASIFQRARSNTMPSLKKGPGPGGGSALHAGQNDTQNSPGSNQNSSSSTCSIQARISPPPCDVTIDELASYFDEFVHIPKKMSHMAEMMYI; encoded by the exons ATGGTTGACGAAGTGTTGCCGGCTAGCTTGGAGAGGCTGGAAATTGATCGAGATTCCGTCAATTCTGCTCG TGTAAAACCAACGGATAAAACGAAGCCAACGAATCCATTTCGAATAACAAGTAGAGGTATTAGGTCTGATACCAGTCATTTATTCCCTCGAAGATCAATGCCTAACAGCAGGCTAACGACATCGTTGTCATCATTGTCTGCAATAAATCCAAGGGGTGTTAGAAGtacaacaaatttcaaaccgTGTAAACATGAGAAAGTATTAGACAAGCctaacaaaaaaagaaattctataATTAAGGAGGCAgtcttaaaattaaataacacAAGTTCGAATAGCGTGAGTTCGAGTTACTTGAGCGAAAATTTGGCCAGCACGTTGCTGGAAGAGGTCTGCAAACGAAGTATCTGTAGTAgtataaattgtaaaaccTTCGGTCGAGGCTCTGTTACCAAGGACTTTAAGGCTCTAAACATCAGCCCAACAGAGTTTAGACTTGCTAAAGACGACGCCAGCATTGACGACAACTTTCATGCAAGCATCTTTCAACGTGCCAGAAGCAATACCATGCCCAGCCTGAAGAAAGGACCCGGTCCTGGTGGGGGCAGCGCTTTACATGCTGGACAGAACGACACACAAAATTCCCCAGGCTCAAATCAGAACTCGAGTTCCAGCACTTGTTCAATACAGGCCAGAATATCACCACCGCCTTGCGATGTAACAATTGACGAGTTAGCCAGTTACTTTGACGAATTTGTTCATATTCCAAAGAAGATGTCACACATGGCCGAGATGATGTATATTTAA
- the LOC124216342 gene encoding uncharacterized protein isoform X1 — protein sequence MARLQSVTRTDTTLQTMVDEVLPASLERLEIDRDSVNSARVKPTDKTKPTNPFRITSRGIRSDTSHLFPRRSMPNSRLTTSLSSLSAINPRGVRSTTNFKPCKHEKVLDKPNKKRNSIIKEAVLKLNNTSSNSVSSSYLSENLASTLLEEVCKRSICSSINCKTFGRGSVTKDFKALNISPTEFRLAKDDASIDDNFHASIFQRARSNTMPSLKKGPGPGGGSALHAGQNDTQNSPGSNQNSSSSTCSIQARISPPPCDVTIDELASYFDEFVHIPKKMSHMAEMMYI from the exons ATGGCACGGCTTCAGAGCGTAACGCGGA CAGATACAACCCTTCAAACGATGGTTGACGAAGTGTTGCCGGCTAGCTTGGAGAGGCTGGAAATTGATCGAGATTCCGTCAATTCTGCTCG TGTAAAACCAACGGATAAAACGAAGCCAACGAATCCATTTCGAATAACAAGTAGAGGTATTAGGTCTGATACCAGTCATTTATTCCCTCGAAGATCAATGCCTAACAGCAGGCTAACGACATCGTTGTCATCATTGTCTGCAATAAATCCAAGGGGTGTTAGAAGtacaacaaatttcaaaccgTGTAAACATGAGAAAGTATTAGACAAGCctaacaaaaaaagaaattctataATTAAGGAGGCAgtcttaaaattaaataacacAAGTTCGAATAGCGTGAGTTCGAGTTACTTGAGCGAAAATTTGGCCAGCACGTTGCTGGAAGAGGTCTGCAAACGAAGTATCTGTAGTAgtataaattgtaaaaccTTCGGTCGAGGCTCTGTTACCAAGGACTTTAAGGCTCTAAACATCAGCCCAACAGAGTTTAGACTTGCTAAAGACGACGCCAGCATTGACGACAACTTTCATGCAAGCATCTTTCAACGTGCCAGAAGCAATACCATGCCCAGCCTGAAGAAAGGACCCGGTCCTGGTGGGGGCAGCGCTTTACATGCTGGACAGAACGACACACAAAATTCCCCAGGCTCAAATCAGAACTCGAGTTCCAGCACTTGTTCAATACAGGCCAGAATATCACCACCGCCTTGCGATGTAACAATTGACGAGTTAGCCAGTTACTTTGACGAATTTGTTCATATTCCAAAGAAGATGTCACACATGGCCGAGATGATGTATATTTAA
- the Src64B gene encoding tyrosine-protein kinase Src64B isoform X1, producing MGKCCSKRQEPQPIGYKKSEIGLNSAHSNGSSLDKRYSEDPNRRCPQTRVDIIRPRQTPCEPPILIPKSIHLRESSSPSFSVASHSQRSNKIVVALYNYAARESTDVSFVKGDRMEVLDDTEPDWWKVLHLTTLHEGLIPWNFVAVERSVESEDWFFDNVSRKEAGKLLLVDENPRGTFLVRPSEHTPRGYSLSVKDWEEGRGHHVKHYKIKPLDNGGFYIATNQTFSTLPALVMAYSKNALGLCHVLAKPCPKPLPDMWDLGPELRDKWEINRNQIQLINKLGHGNFGEVYYGKWRNQIEVAVKTLREGTMSSEAFLQEAAIMKHLRHRHLVALYAVCSKEEPIYIVQEYMCNGSLLDFLRTGDGRYMQFEDLIYIASQVASGMEYLESKQLIHRDLAARNVLIGEKNKAKICDFGLARVIKDNEYCPKQGSKFPVKWTAPEAIIYARFSIKSDVWSYGILLNELFTYGQVPYPGMHGREVVEHVEKGYRMPKPANHPLPDSIYTLMLQCWDASPEKRPTFEYLNHYFESFNVTSEIPYLEPPTD from the exons ATGGGGAAATGTTGCAGCAAGAGGCAGGAGCCTCAGCCAATTG GTTACAAGAAATCGGAAATTGGCCTCAACTCGGCGCACAGCAACGGAAGTTCCCTCGACAAGAGATACTCGGAGGATCCAAATCGGCGCTGCCCTCAGACCAGAGTCGACATTATTCGCCCGAGACAGACCCCCTGTGAGCCTCCGATTTTAATCCCAAAATCGATTCATCTGCGTGAATCATCCTCCCCGTCTTTTTCTGTTGCAT CACATTCGCAAAGATCGAACAAAATTGTGGTGGCGTTGTACAATTATGCGGCGAGGGAAAGCACCGACGTGAGTTTTGTGAAGGGTGACAGGATGGAGGTGCTGGATGACACGGAACCGGATTGGTGGAAAGTACTTCACCTGACTACCCTGCACGAGGGATTGATACCGTGGAATTTCGTCGCCGTCGAACGTTCCGTCGAGAGCGAGGA TTGGTTCTTCGACAACGTATCGAGGAAGGAGGCTGGGAAATTGCTTCTCGTCGACGAAAATCCACGGGGTACGTTTCTTGTTAGACCGAGCGAACACACGCCAAGGGGATACAGTCTTTCGGTGAAGGATTGGGAAGAGGGACGCGGGCATCACGTGAAACACTACAAAATCAAACCTCTGGACAACGGTGGATTTTACATAGCGACTAATCAAACTTTCTCCACTCTACCAGCCCTCGTAATGGCGTACAGCA aaaatgCCCTGGGACTTTGTCACGTGTTGGCGAAACCGTGTCCAAAACCGTTGCCGGACATGTGGGACCTAGGACCGGAGTTGCGTGACAAATGGGAGATAAACAGGAACCAAATACAGCTGATAAACAAGCTGGGGCACGGTAACTTCGGCGAAGTGTATTACGGAAAATGGCGAAACCAGATAGAAGTGGCGGTGAAGACGTTGCGCGAGGGAACGATGTCCTCTGAGGCATTTTTACAGGAAGCAGCTATAATGAAACACCTGAGGCACAGACACCTAGTCGCCTTGTACGCGGTCTGTTCGAAGGAGGAGCCGATATACATAGTCCAAGAGTACATGTGCAACGGTAGCTTACTCGACTTCCTGAGGACCGGGGACGGCAGGTACATGCAATTCGAGGACCTAATTTACATCGCGTCGCAGGTCGCCTCGGGCATGGAATACCTCGAGAGCAAACAGCTGATTCACAGGGACTTGGCTGCGCGAAATGTTCTCATAGGCGAGAAGAACAAGGCGAAAATATGCGACTTTGGTCTGGCAAGGGTGATAAAGGACAACGAGTACTGTCCGAAACAGGGCAGCAAATTTCCGGTAAAATGGACCGCTCCCGAGGCCATAATATACGCCAGGTTCAGCATAAAGAGCGACGTCTGGTCCTACGGCATTTTGCTCAATGAACTCTTCACCTACGGCCAAGTGCCGTATCCGG GCATGCACGGCCGCGAGGTCGTCGAGCACGTTGAGAAGGGTTACAGGATGCCAAAACCGGCGAATCACCCGCTACCGGACAGCATATACACCCTGATGCTGCAGTGCTGGGACGCGAGTCCGGAAAAACGACCGACTTTTGAATACCTTAATCACTATTTCGAGTCGTTCAATGTTACGAGTGAAATACCGTACCTAGAACCGCCAACGGACTGA
- the Src64B gene encoding tyrosine-protein kinase Src64B isoform X2 → MGKCCSKRQEPQPIGYKKSEIGLNSAHSNGSSLDKRYSEDPNRRCPQTRVDIIRPRQTPSHSQRSNKIVVALYNYAARESTDVSFVKGDRMEVLDDTEPDWWKVLHLTTLHEGLIPWNFVAVERSVESEDWFFDNVSRKEAGKLLLVDENPRGTFLVRPSEHTPRGYSLSVKDWEEGRGHHVKHYKIKPLDNGGFYIATNQTFSTLPALVMAYSKNALGLCHVLAKPCPKPLPDMWDLGPELRDKWEINRNQIQLINKLGHGNFGEVYYGKWRNQIEVAVKTLREGTMSSEAFLQEAAIMKHLRHRHLVALYAVCSKEEPIYIVQEYMCNGSLLDFLRTGDGRYMQFEDLIYIASQVASGMEYLESKQLIHRDLAARNVLIGEKNKAKICDFGLARVIKDNEYCPKQGSKFPVKWTAPEAIIYARFSIKSDVWSYGILLNELFTYGQVPYPGMHGREVVEHVEKGYRMPKPANHPLPDSIYTLMLQCWDASPEKRPTFEYLNHYFESFNVTSEIPYLEPPTD, encoded by the exons ATGGGGAAATGTTGCAGCAAGAGGCAGGAGCCTCAGCCAATTG GTTACAAGAAATCGGAAATTGGCCTCAACTCGGCGCACAGCAACGGAAGTTCCCTCGACAAGAGATACTCGGAGGATCCAAATCGGCGCTGCCCTCAGACCAGAGTCGACATTATTCGCCCGAGACAGACCCCCT CACATTCGCAAAGATCGAACAAAATTGTGGTGGCGTTGTACAATTATGCGGCGAGGGAAAGCACCGACGTGAGTTTTGTGAAGGGTGACAGGATGGAGGTGCTGGATGACACGGAACCGGATTGGTGGAAAGTACTTCACCTGACTACCCTGCACGAGGGATTGATACCGTGGAATTTCGTCGCCGTCGAACGTTCCGTCGAGAGCGAGGA TTGGTTCTTCGACAACGTATCGAGGAAGGAGGCTGGGAAATTGCTTCTCGTCGACGAAAATCCACGGGGTACGTTTCTTGTTAGACCGAGCGAACACACGCCAAGGGGATACAGTCTTTCGGTGAAGGATTGGGAAGAGGGACGCGGGCATCACGTGAAACACTACAAAATCAAACCTCTGGACAACGGTGGATTTTACATAGCGACTAATCAAACTTTCTCCACTCTACCAGCCCTCGTAATGGCGTACAGCA aaaatgCCCTGGGACTTTGTCACGTGTTGGCGAAACCGTGTCCAAAACCGTTGCCGGACATGTGGGACCTAGGACCGGAGTTGCGTGACAAATGGGAGATAAACAGGAACCAAATACAGCTGATAAACAAGCTGGGGCACGGTAACTTCGGCGAAGTGTATTACGGAAAATGGCGAAACCAGATAGAAGTGGCGGTGAAGACGTTGCGCGAGGGAACGATGTCCTCTGAGGCATTTTTACAGGAAGCAGCTATAATGAAACACCTGAGGCACAGACACCTAGTCGCCTTGTACGCGGTCTGTTCGAAGGAGGAGCCGATATACATAGTCCAAGAGTACATGTGCAACGGTAGCTTACTCGACTTCCTGAGGACCGGGGACGGCAGGTACATGCAATTCGAGGACCTAATTTACATCGCGTCGCAGGTCGCCTCGGGCATGGAATACCTCGAGAGCAAACAGCTGATTCACAGGGACTTGGCTGCGCGAAATGTTCTCATAGGCGAGAAGAACAAGGCGAAAATATGCGACTTTGGTCTGGCAAGGGTGATAAAGGACAACGAGTACTGTCCGAAACAGGGCAGCAAATTTCCGGTAAAATGGACCGCTCCCGAGGCCATAATATACGCCAGGTTCAGCATAAAGAGCGACGTCTGGTCCTACGGCATTTTGCTCAATGAACTCTTCACCTACGGCCAAGTGCCGTATCCGG GCATGCACGGCCGCGAGGTCGTCGAGCACGTTGAGAAGGGTTACAGGATGCCAAAACCGGCGAATCACCCGCTACCGGACAGCATATACACCCTGATGCTGCAGTGCTGGGACGCGAGTCCGGAAAAACGACCGACTTTTGAATACCTTAATCACTATTTCGAGTCGTTCAATGTTACGAGTGAAATACCGTACCTAGAACCGCCAACGGACTGA
- the LOC124216342 gene encoding uncharacterized protein isoform X2 gives MARLQSVTRNTTLQTMVDEVLPASLERLEIDRDSVNSARVKPTDKTKPTNPFRITSRGIRSDTSHLFPRRSMPNSRLTTSLSSLSAINPRGVRSTTNFKPCKHEKVLDKPNKKRNSIIKEAVLKLNNTSSNSVSSSYLSENLASTLLEEVCKRSICSSINCKTFGRGSVTKDFKALNISPTEFRLAKDDASIDDNFHASIFQRARSNTMPSLKKGPGPGGGSALHAGQNDTQNSPGSNQNSSSSTCSIQARISPPPCDVTIDELASYFDEFVHIPKKMSHMAEMMYI, from the exons ATGGCACGGCTTCAGAGCGTAACGCGGA ATACAACCCTTCAAACGATGGTTGACGAAGTGTTGCCGGCTAGCTTGGAGAGGCTGGAAATTGATCGAGATTCCGTCAATTCTGCTCG TGTAAAACCAACGGATAAAACGAAGCCAACGAATCCATTTCGAATAACAAGTAGAGGTATTAGGTCTGATACCAGTCATTTATTCCCTCGAAGATCAATGCCTAACAGCAGGCTAACGACATCGTTGTCATCATTGTCTGCAATAAATCCAAGGGGTGTTAGAAGtacaacaaatttcaaaccgTGTAAACATGAGAAAGTATTAGACAAGCctaacaaaaaaagaaattctataATTAAGGAGGCAgtcttaaaattaaataacacAAGTTCGAATAGCGTGAGTTCGAGTTACTTGAGCGAAAATTTGGCCAGCACGTTGCTGGAAGAGGTCTGCAAACGAAGTATCTGTAGTAgtataaattgtaaaaccTTCGGTCGAGGCTCTGTTACCAAGGACTTTAAGGCTCTAAACATCAGCCCAACAGAGTTTAGACTTGCTAAAGACGACGCCAGCATTGACGACAACTTTCATGCAAGCATCTTTCAACGTGCCAGAAGCAATACCATGCCCAGCCTGAAGAAAGGACCCGGTCCTGGTGGGGGCAGCGCTTTACATGCTGGACAGAACGACACACAAAATTCCCCAGGCTCAAATCAGAACTCGAGTTCCAGCACTTGTTCAATACAGGCCAGAATATCACCACCGCCTTGCGATGTAACAATTGACGAGTTAGCCAGTTACTTTGACGAATTTGTTCATATTCCAAAGAAGATGTCACACATGGCCGAGATGATGTATATTTAA